The sequence below is a genomic window from Sebastes fasciatus isolate fSebFas1 chromosome 18, fSebFas1.pri, whole genome shotgun sequence.
AGCtttgatacaatatataatttataaactaattatttaatattatacaaGCTAATGATAGAagatcaatttaccatttataaagtGTTATTGAAGTGGTTGATAAAGGGTTGCCAGATCTGGTGGAATTTGTCTTCACTCCCTCTTAATGAGAACTTTTATTTCCAAATGCAGGTGCTGCATGACATCTTTCATAAGGCCAGAGTGGGTTGGAGCTTGTGCTTGCTTCCAGTTTAGTCTGCGTGCTAGCAGGGTTACAAATGTTATCGGTCTttagttttcatttatttatcgtGTTATTGTGTGTACTATTGCCCTTTCAATCTCAATCTTATTAATTGGCCGATACATTAGAACGTATCTTAGCTTTTCACCCAACTTATCTTAAGCTGCCCAAACCCATTTTACCCGTccaatcaaataaaaagtcaccCGTGTGGGCAGAAAACAGCTGTAATGCATTCTATTAAATGTCAATATGAACATGTGCATGTGACTCATTCAATCTTTATTTTTCAGGACCTCAGAGGGATGATGAGGTTAACAGAGAGACGTTACTTCTTGCAGGAGGGTGAGGGCttttccaggatggacagaaatAATCTAAAGGTCACTGATCAGCAGGAGGTTCAGAGGAGGGCTTCCCTCCGCCTGCAGCTTCCCAGCAGGAAGTTAACCTCCGGCATCCAGAGGCGCTCCTCCGCCCCATCTACGGTCTTTAACGACGAAGGATCGCAGCTTGAAACCTTCCAGTCTTTGACCTTTCAGCCCGAGCGTAGCCGAGAGTTTAGGACTTTACAAGACTTTTGCTCTGCTTCATATAATCCTCAGACACCCGAGTGCAGCCAGAGGGAGACCCAAAGGATCCAGGGTCAGGCTCAGGTCTGCAGCCAAGAACAAACTCACTTCAACACTCCTCTCGTGTCCCAACCTGAAACTCTGCTTTTCCAAGTAAAACACACAACTGATATTCCTACAGGAACAGGCAGAGATGAGAAAGTTAGCCAATTACAACAGAAAAAGTCCACAGAGAAATCCCATTTGGAAGAACAGAATGAGACAGAGTGCATAATTAATCGATCACTGTCTGAGCCGACACCCTGTGATAGCAAGACCTTCACAGAGAAAAGGGCGAGGCACCAAGAAATGGAAAACATGGGTGAAACTGCAGGAAGGCTTGTTAATGAAGACGAGGTGAAGGGTCAGTTTGAATTCACAGCACCTCACAGACAAATGTCTGCTGTCACCTCAGAGGGTCTATGGGAACAATCTCTGCAGCAGAACAACACACATATCTGGACCCCCAAACGTCTCAGCGCTGCATATGAATCAGACTTATTGCAACATTTCAACAATTCCCCCCCTTTGACGGACAACAGAGTGTCCCCTCGGGCCACGAGAAACCAGGAAGTTATTGTTAGTTTTAAGAACGACCACATGGAGAGAGTCTCAAGCTTTAACATGGAAACTCTATCCACATGCTGcgatgaaacaaaaacacattctcATCTCTGCCTATGCAACAAGTCAAGACCAGGAAGCAGCGCAGGCTCAAACTGGGTCAAAGGGCAGAAACAAGCTacgacaacagcagcagcaagtcAAGTCCCAACACCTCTGAAACGCAGTACATTTCCCACGCATTCCACTACGAGAGGCTCtactggtgatggtggtggcagtgaggatgaagataaCCCACCCTCCCAGTGTCACCAGTTTCCCAAgctcccatctcctcctccctgcctCGGCCTCCAGGATTCCCATTTAAACCTTTCAGAGGATGATTATGCCAGCGAGGTTGAAGAAAGATGGATGTTTCTTGGGATCCAGAAACAGGACCAGAGTCTTGGATCTGGATTAGGGCCTCAGCAACAGTCCTCTTCCTCCAGCTCCAACAGAGAAGATAAAACCCTAAATTGTAATGGTAATTTTGACATATGTTTAAAGTTACAATCTCAAATATCTGCCTTTCGTTCTCTTTGGCAGAACTCATGACGATAAGCTGTAATTGCAGGTGTGTTTCTGGATCTTAGGCTGGTGTCATGTTTTATCAGTTGAGCATAATGCCAGCTTACActtacacgcacgcacacgaAATGATGTGCAAATCTCAACAACAATATGCCACTGCTCTACATGTTGGCCTTTTCCAATCAGCTTAATTCATTATTATAGTTACTTCCCAGAGAGCGACGATttttccagcccgttctcactcccagaGCGCAACTTACCAACGCTCTGTCACGCCCATCGGCGTGTAATACCAAAGCTCAAGGCACCCCTTAGTGTTTGTAGGAAACGCTTTcaagtaactacaatgtaaacccatccgcagcaacagtaaacgctcagagaaagtgctccaggagtgtggtgacgtagtttaaagagcaaagagACACACTAAGGGCAGGCAgacgggcgggaggggaggtggatgggtccaacaaacacaaggctttcatccaggagaccgctgttcatgtctcgTGCGTTAAGtgtcactttcacgttacaatttgctgttcgttcgtgtcccgtgttcacgtttgtctcattttcactttacaaacgtaggcattttaagcccaaccatgatgtttttttcctaaacctaactaagtgattttgttgcctaaacttaagcaagtgtttttgtttaattaacaacgttaagcatgtgtttaccgcgaccgaaaagtgacgccgaggggtctgacaaagcgtgagtttgtttgagtttgagttggaatgagaacgtgttggatttTTCCTGGGAGTGTCGCGGCAGACACCCAGTTTGTACTACTGCAAATACAAGAGCTTTCATCAGTAGGCCAAttgctcaatcaccattgtgttccCTCATTCAGCGTTAGCTAGTgatttaacagacatttatttaaatgaaaatctaaaaatgtaacATATATTCTGGTCTGGTTTTGAGATTTTTGATTGAATCTGCATCTTACAATTGTGATAGGAGGCAAAATCCACCGTCCTccatgtgttttgtttattattacttCACTTATATGTTTGTTTCAAGCATACAAAGCCTCAAATTATACAGGTAATTTCCATAATTCTGCCTCTTCAAAGTCTCTTTTGTGTATTTCTTCATGTTCAGGGCAGCAGAACATGTTGACAACACGCTCACTGAAACCAGAAAAGAAAGCTGATGGTCCAGATGTAACAAAAAGGGCACTTCTCAGGTAAAACCAGCTTGTGGTATTCTGATAGCACTCTACTATACTACTCTACTACTATCACATGATCAACAATCTGCCACATCTCGTAGCATCGCTGCATTGGCCCAGGAAGTGTTGTAGGCTGGTGTCATGTTTTATCAGTTGAGCATAATGCCGGCTTACACTTCCTTTCTGGTTTATCATCAtatcttttctctccctctacaGATCGCACGCACACGAAATGATGTACAAATCCAACAACAAAATGCCACTGCTATACATGTTGGCCTATTTCCAATAATCTTAATTTGGCTTACACTTCCTTTGTGATTTATCATCAtatcttttctctccctctacaCATCGCACGCACACGAAATGATGTACAAATCCAGCAACAAAATGCCACTGCTCTACATGTTGGCCTTTTCCAATCAGCTTAATTCATTGTTATAgtatcaacaacacaaaacagttttACAAGATCATAATGAGAGCAGTAATGGAGGAAGAAGTTGTCCTTTAAAGACCTTGTTTAACTATTAGATTGATATCCTTGAAGGCATTCATGTTGCCTCAGAATGAGTTGCAATAACTTTGTTGATCCCCTAACTTTTTacctagcgccatcatcaggtcaaatgtttaatttgtctaatacttaaaatacctgcaaaactaatattCCCATCAGTCTCAGCAATGCTTGCTGTGTTAggactgtcctcgaccaaagacattcttagtcgactaacactagtttctccacaaacaatcacacaaaagcaccactttaaatcttgtgctTACCAGCTGTGCTCATAAGTTTATTGGAAATAAGCCATTcggcatgaaaaaagcataaaaaacgactaatcaactaaagaaatctcagtcgactaaaaccaaaacaaacgactaattgactaagaaGGGGCAGCCCTACTTTGTGTTCAGTGCAAATAAGCAAATGTTATCATGCtgacacgctaaactaagatggtgaacatgataaactgtttgtcttgttttattattatttataatattttgcaTCATTTCTTAAGTTGCTCTGTTTATatgcagagagagagtggatcgGAACGAGGAGCTGAAGACGGGCTGCAAAGGAGATAACATCCTCTCTGACAGAGAAGAGAGCCAGGACACGAGAAATCAACACAGTCTGCACAAACTGGAAACCAGcgaagtccaggtcagttttTGGTGGGAGGAAATGTGTCTTGGGCTACGTTCACACTGCAGGCAAAAGTGgcccaaatcagattttttttcataacagtGTGAACGGCTCAAATCACATGGAATCTGATATTTTCAATCCTGACTCATGTGGTCCTAAATCAGGTACAGGTCAGATTTTTTTGCAATGCGACCTCAGTCTGAACAGTCATATCGGCATTCACATCACAATAGATTGACATTCGTCACAATTCTGCGCAGGCGGGAGTCACTCAGTAACCCGTCCCTGTTGCCAGCTAATACAACCCAACTCCTAAGCGCTTTCTCAGAGGGATGTGTTGCCTGAGCTGAGAGTCTTGCCGTGAGAGTCTTGTGGCGAGGCGCTGACAGATGTAGTTGACATCCTGGAATTGTGGATGAAATCTGTTTTAGTGAAGCCATCCACGTCACGATCCCACCACTAGAGATCTCACGAGAAACGATAATTTGGTATCAGACTGATGCCAGAGATCTAGAAACTGGTTTTGGCACTTGTTTTTCTATAATACCGCAGATACTGTCAGGGCTTGAGACTGATGGCGCCCCATTGTCCCGGGGATGATTATGATAcagtgtgaacaacaaatccgtacAACAGTGCGCTGCGGGAGACGTGTGTTCATAATCGGGACTAGTTCACACTGGAATCTGATATTggcctcatttaaaaaataatgtgaacAGCCAAACAAAACAATCTGATCGGAGCAATAATTGGATTTGATTAAACAATAGGATCAGTTCCACTTAGTGTTATCCACCTCCAACTCTGTAGTTCTATCAGGCTGTAGCAACACAGGTATATTATACTTGTCAGTAGGTTAAATTCATTGTTTGATTGTGTCTTTTCAGGGTGTGTTGACAATAATAACAAGATAAAACAACGCCCGCCCATCCCTCAAGCCGTACAAATATTGATTTGGCAGCTATTATGCCTCAGTGTTGCTTAACAAACTAGCTTTTCTCATGACATCATTGTCCTGTTTCACAACACCACCTCTCCCGCCAAGCTGCGTTGACACATTTGATTGCTCCTCATAGACACGAAGGACGTGAACTGCTTCCTCGTGAAATCACACTAACCTGTGTCAGAGCCATGCCTCGATAATAATTTACTATCCTGCATTTCTGAAAAGCTCGTTCCAGTATTCCCTTAAGCCATGAATGCCACCCACACCTGTTGGTGCGGGGTATTTTGCAGAACTGGTACCACCAGTGTTGCATTGTGCATTTGCATTTAGTAGATAACAAGCTCTTTAATAGTAGTACTTCAACAATGCTTTCATGCACCACTTCAACCTTTCAATGCAAGGACAAAGAGTCTGAAGTAAATGTGAAACCCTCTACTGGACGACAATagattgtgttgttgttgtagatGGTGTCATGAATGTGAAGCAGGGTGCTGCTGGGAAATTACTGTACCTGTAATTTGTCTGGCTAATTCTGAAGCTACCCGGAAAACTAAAATGGTGTTTTCATGTAAATTGAATTTTGATGATTCACACTCTGGCGAATGCCTGCAAGCACGTATTTTCCTATTCATtaactttgtgtttttgagaCAGACCTAAGCGAGTTGCTGCATGTCTTTCATCTAATTTCCTTCACACACTCATCAGACTGGAAATGATTATCATTGCCTCGTTTGAAAGTTAATGTCAGGAGGCGTGGTAACAGCAGCTCTTATTTGACTGCCAAAGAAACTTAACATACCAACAGAGTGCTGTGcaaacattgtttttgtgtaGAGGGTTGCCAAGTGTTATCTCCTCTTCTACATTGTATAATGTACTATATTTTAGGATTACAATGCAACAACTGCTGGTAATAGATTGTTCATATAATTTGATATCATGAGTTCTTAAGAAAAGACGGAGTCAGCTTTTATTCCTGGCAGATCAGGATGTAGAACTCAGATAATCAGCACTTCCAAGTTTCCTAAAAATCCTAACAATTTACCCAAAAAAGGAAGGTCATATCTCAGCATAGCCACACTAGACCCCCATATACACTctgttgccagtttattaggtacacctagctaaaactaacGCCACAATCCTGCAATATATCCTCCCTCCACAAAGGTTATAGGGTTCAGCTTTTGTTGATTTGATATTTtggaggctgcagtttgtggtgctgttgaactgtattaTGTGTTACTGACAGGTGTGTCTATTATTTTGTCAACCCAATTCAACCCGTTCTcaatcccaactcgtcaaataccgccataAATGTTAAATGggttgcatttatatagctcctttctagtcGTCCGACCGCTCAGAATGCTTTacacatgtcagcattcacccattcacacacacattcatacactgatggcagaggctgccacacaaggtgccaacctgcccatgaGGATCTAATCTATATACCCTTTCACACACTGAtatcagccttcaggagcaatttagGGGGTTAAGTATGTTCCTCAAGGATACTTCGACatgtgactggaggagccggggattgaaccaccgaccttccggtTCCGCTGAACCCAGCGGCGACCACAGTGCAAACCGCGTGCCGTATGAAAGGCCTATAAAGCAGTTTCAACAAAAAGAACAATGTCTCAATCATGGTGACTGAATCAATTCAACATATATCTTCAGTCTCATTACATGAAGTGAGTTAGTAAAACTGATGAAATTGTCGCTATAACATTTTGAGGATCTTTTCTAAAACAGCAGCGTTACGGGATATTGGTACTATGAATTGTGTGTTTCGTTTTTCATTAGACAATAACGTGATTCaacaaaatgtaatcaaaatATATTCATATGAGGTCAATAAACAGCAGGACTTggacattatatacagtatgtatataacATATTTCCTCCAATATGTTCCAGctgaaaatgttgaaaatcGAATTATTTGCCGTGTTCAATaattaatgatataatataattctGTAATTTTGCATTTTGACCCCAAACTTAGTGGTGTAGCAGACAAGTGTTGCACTATGACGtgctaaaaaattaaaaactaagTAATTCGGGGAACTTCAGTTTGTCATCACCTGTACGGTTT
It includes:
- the LOC141756483 gene encoding uncharacterized protein LOC141756483 isoform X1, which produces MSAEIPIERTYHRTSTDSNQSVQTPAPISPTPGISGVEHQGDSLGPMAFQGEPMVGKTPPDLSSLLSPDDAVCSGQYQPTATNLDAFQTVNHTVQQAPDHPYEVVQRQIEQIHKVLQEQSRLLTLLGTGLVFPACVPLRWIGLPPVLTAMSSEKLPVSPVSSPPSDNRRPEDCCVSTCPSQDAVTSKEETAEQRHFPTTTGTDQTVHRDGAQDPARPSANTEDRECVEEQLKVHEISEPKQLQDLRGMMRLTERRYFLQEGEGFSRMDRNNLKVTDQQEVQRRASLRLQLPSRKLTSGIQRRSSAPSTVFNDEGSQLETFQSLTFQPERSREFRTLQDFCSASYNPQTPECSQRETQRIQGQAQVCSQEQTHFNTPLVSQPETLLFQVKHTTDIPTGTGRDEKVSQLQQKKSTEKSHLEEQNETECIINRSLSEPTPCDSKTFTEKRARHQEMENMGETAGRLVNEDEVKGQFEFTAPHRQMSAVTSEGLWEQSLQQNNTHIWTPKRLSAAYESDLLQHFNNSPPLTDNRVSPRATRNQEVIVSFKNDHMERVSSFNMETLSTCCDETKTHSHLCLCNKSRPGSSAGSNWVKGQKQATTTAAASQVPTPLKRSTFPTHSTTRGSTGDGGGSEDEDNPPSQCHQFPKLPSPPPCLGLQDSHLNLSEDDYASEVEERWMFLGIQKQDQSLGSGLGPQQQSSSSSSNREDKTLNCNGQQNMLTTRSLKPEKKADGPDVTKRALLRERVDRNEELKTGCKGDNILSDREESQDTRNQHSLHKLETSEVQALRLQMEALQQQLKQRENDWSVVRRQLEELIRENSELRKTLTVTPQCCLVAGRYTAQTYPQHQEGQTEMEQLLSNGCSLVASKVTSADQKTKTVTFFNGDVKHILEDGKVVYYYAGSQTTHTIHPSGLEVLHFPNKQIEKRHPGGKREILFPDQTIKYLESDGSERTIFPDGTIVLLSP
- the LOC141756483 gene encoding uncharacterized protein LOC141756483 isoform X2, translating into MSAEIPIERTYHRTSTDSNQSVQTPAPISPTPGISGVEHQGDSLGPMAFQGEPMVGKTPPDLSSLLSPDDAVCSGQYQPTATNLDAFQTVNHTVQQAPDHPYEVVQRQIEQIHKVLQEQSRLLTLLGTGLVFPACVPLRWIGLPPVLTAMSSEKLPVSPVSSPPSDNRRPEDCCVSTCPSQDAVTSKEETAEQRHFPTTTGTDQTVHRDGAQDPARPSANTEDRECVEEQLKVHEISEPKQLQDLRGMMRLTERRYFLQEGEGFSRMDRNNLKVTDQQEVQRRASLRLQLPSRKLTSGIQRRSSAPSTVFNDEGSQLETFQSLTFQPERSREFRTLQDFCSASYNPQTPECSQRETQRIQGQAQVCSQEQTHFNTPLVSQPETLLFQVKHTTDIPTGTGRDEKVSQLQQKKSTEKSHLEEQNETECIINRSLSEPTPCDSKTFTEKRARHQEMENMGETAGRLVNEDEVKGQFEFTAPHRQMSAVTSEGLWEQSLQQNNTHIWTPKRLSAAYESDLLQHFNNSPPLTDNRVSPRATRNQEVIVSFKNDHMERVSSFNMETLSTCCDETKTHSHLCLCNKSRPGSSAGSNWVKGQKQATTTAAASQVPTPLKRSTFPTHSTTRGSTGDGGGSEDEDNPPSQCHQFPKLPSPPPCLGLQDSHLNLSEDDYASEVEERWMFLGIQKQDQSLGSGLGPQQQSSSSSSNREDKTLNWQQNMLTTRSLKPEKKADGPDVTKRALLRERVDRNEELKTGCKGDNILSDREESQDTRNQHSLHKLETSEVQALRLQMEALQQQLKQRENDWSVVRRQLEELIRENSELRKTLTVTPQCCLVAGRYTAQTYPQHQEGQTEMEQLLSNGCSLVASKVTSADQKTKTVTFFNGDVKHILEDGKVVYYYAGSQTTHTIHPSGLEVLHFPNKQIEKRHPGGKREILFPDQTIKYLESDGSERTIFPDGTIVLLSP
- the LOC141756483 gene encoding uncharacterized protein LOC141756483 isoform X3 codes for the protein MSAEIPIERTYHRTSTDSNQSVQTPAPISPTPGISGVEHQGDSLGPMAFQGEPMVGKTPPDLSSLLSPDDAVCSGQYQPTATNLDAFQTVNHTVQQAPDHPYEVVQRQIEQIHKVLQEQSRLLTLLGTGLVFPACVPLRWIGLPPVLTAMSSEKLPVSPVSSPPSDNRRPEDCCVSTCPSQDAVTSKEETAEQRHFPTTTGTDQTVHRDGAQDPARPSANTEDRECVEEQLKVHEISEPKQLQEGEGFSRMDRNNLKVTDQQEVQRRASLRLQLPSRKLTSGIQRRSSAPSTVFNDEGSQLETFQSLTFQPERSREFRTLQDFCSASYNPQTPECSQRETQRIQGQAQVCSQEQTHFNTPLVSQPETLLFQVKHTTDIPTGTGRDEKVSQLQQKKSTEKSHLEEQNETECIINRSLSEPTPCDSKTFTEKRARHQEMENMGETAGRLVNEDEVKGQFEFTAPHRQMSAVTSEGLWEQSLQQNNTHIWTPKRLSAAYESDLLQHFNNSPPLTDNRVSPRATRNQEVIVSFKNDHMERVSSFNMETLSTCCDETKTHSHLCLCNKSRPGSSAGSNWVKGQKQATTTAAASQVPTPLKRSTFPTHSTTRGSTGDGGGSEDEDNPPSQCHQFPKLPSPPPCLGLQDSHLNLSEDDYASEVEERWMFLGIQKQDQSLGSGLGPQQQSSSSSSNREDKTLNCNGQQNMLTTRSLKPEKKADGPDVTKRALLRERVDRNEELKTGCKGDNILSDREESQDTRNQHSLHKLETSEVQALRLQMEALQQQLKQRENDWSVVRRQLEELIRENSELRKTLTVTPQCCLVAGRYTAQTYPQHQEGQTEMEQLLSNGCSLVASKVTSADQKTKTVTFFNGDVKHILEDGKVVYYYAGSQTTHTIHPSGLEVLHFPNKQIEKRHPGGKREILFPDQTIKYLESDGSERTIFPDGTIVLLSP